From a single Arachnia propionica genomic region:
- the thiM gene encoding hydroxyethylthiazole kinase — protein MNVASVLAHLRATTPLVHCLTNTVVPQITANVLLAAGAAPAMIDLPEEAEIFAGIASAVLINVGNGSSEQHAAQRAAASVAHEAGTPWVLDPVAVGALPVRTALARELLALSPAAIRGNASEILGLTGASTGGRGVDSTDPVEAAVEAARDLATKHNTVVAISGEVDVVVSTSRTTRVHGGDPLMPLVIGTGCSLGALVAATLGATRERPCPHDAVVAAHALFAAAGTVAGRDAKGPASFEIAWRDALYALTPDEVASLVTVEEA, from the coding sequence ATGAATGTCGCGTCCGTCCTTGCCCATCTCCGCGCCACGACCCCTCTGGTTCATTGTCTGACCAACACCGTGGTGCCGCAGATCACAGCCAACGTCCTGCTGGCCGCCGGCGCCGCACCCGCAATGATTGACCTTCCCGAAGAGGCGGAAATCTTCGCCGGGATCGCCTCGGCAGTGCTGATCAACGTCGGCAACGGCTCCTCGGAGCAGCACGCGGCGCAGCGTGCTGCCGCGAGCGTCGCCCACGAGGCCGGCACTCCCTGGGTGCTCGATCCTGTCGCGGTCGGTGCACTGCCGGTACGGACCGCCCTGGCCCGAGAACTGCTGGCTCTGTCGCCCGCCGCGATCCGGGGCAATGCATCCGAGATCCTGGGCCTGACGGGCGCCAGCACCGGAGGTCGGGGGGTGGACTCCACCGACCCCGTTGAGGCCGCGGTAGAGGCGGCAAGAGACCTAGCCACCAAGCACAACACCGTCGTAGCGATCTCCGGAGAGGTCGACGTGGTGGTCAGCACGTCACGAACCACGCGCGTCCACGGTGGCGACCCGCTGATGCCGCTGGTGATCGGCACGGGCTGCTCGCTCGGCGCACTGGTTGCGGCGACGCTCGGCGCCACCCGGGAGCGCCCCTGCCCACACGATGCGGTCGTCGCCGCCCACGCCCTGTTCGCGGCCGCGGGCACCGTGGCGGGCCGCGATGCGAAGGGCCCGGCCAGTTTCGAGATCGCCTGGCGCGACGCCCTGTACGCGCTGACCCCCGATGAGGTCGCTTCCCTGGTCACCGTCGAGGAGGCCTGA